From a single Georhizobium profundi genomic region:
- a CDS encoding DUF6460 domain-containing protein, protein MSGRVTRFLGDTPGRTLVKLLVVSFIVGVVMNVMGWYPLDIYYFVRDFALYLWDLGFDAFGSVGNYLILGAMVVIPVFLILRIVSYRN, encoded by the coding sequence ATGTCGGGCAGGGTGACACGGTTTTTGGGCGATACGCCGGGACGGACGCTGGTCAAGCTTCTCGTCGTCTCCTTCATCGTCGGCGTCGTGATGAACGTGATGGGGTGGTATCCGCTGGATATTTACTACTTCGTCCGCGACTTCGCGCTTTATCTCTGGGATTTGGGCTTCGATGCCTTCGGCAGCGTAGGCAATTACCTGATTCTCGGCGCGATGGTGGTCATTCCTGTCTTCCTCATTCTGCGCATCGTCAGCTATCGGAACTGA